In a single window of the Raphanus sativus cultivar WK10039 chromosome 9, ASM80110v3, whole genome shotgun sequence genome:
- the LOC108826821 gene encoding non-specific lipid transfer protein GPI-anchored 8-like — translation MSITIFLGVSTVLAILYAVQATAIRDQNKAMMQCVTKLMPCRVYVNSGAPPPLWCCNPLKEIVENDVTCLCEAFKHPDMMALVHLDQEAALNLISSCGASYDASRCNGGSSSIVTSKNAALAISLLGVSFVSAFTGL, via the exons ATGAGTATTACCATATTTCTAGGCGTATCCACCGTCCTCGCCATTCTCTACGCCGTTCAAGCCACAGCAATAAGGGACCAAAATAAAGCGATGATGCAATGCGTAACAAAACTAATGCCATGTCGTGTGTATGTTAACTCCGGGGCTCCTCCGCCGCTGTGGTGTTGCAATCCGTTGAAAGAGATCGTGGAGAATGACGTGACATGTCTATGTGAAGCCTTCAAACATCCAGACATGATGGCACTCGTTCATCTCGACCAAGAGGCAGCTCTAAATCTAATCAGTTCATGTGGAGCTAGTTATGATGCGTCACGTTGTAACGGTG GGAGCTCGTCCATCGTCACCTCCAAAAATGCAGCCCTAGCTATCAGTTTGTTGGGAGTAAGCTTCGTTTCTGCTTTCACAGGACTTTGA
- the LOC108828514 gene encoding nudix hydrolase 21, chloroplastic gives MTDLYVSLYISNYSPTPIQKVVSLVSRTGRDLQRYDATGYRQVVGCIPYRYKNDGEIEVLLISAQKKGKGMLLPKGGWEMDESIEEAALRETMEEAGVTGHLEETLGKWQYKSKRHNMVHDGFMFPLLVSEQFEQWPESGFRQRKWVCLSEAIDLCQIWWMREALEVFVDRKCL, from the exons atgacAGATCTCTATGTTTCTCTATACATCTCAAACTATTCTCCGACTCCGATTCAAAAGGTCGTCTCTTTGGTCTCTCGAACCGGACGAGATTTACAACGCTACGATGCAACAGGGTATCGTCAGGTCGTCGG ATGTATACCGTACAGATACAAGAACGATGGAGAGATTGAAGTTTTGTTGATAAGTGCACAGAAGAAAGGGAAAGGGATGTTATTACCAAAAGGTGGTTGGGAGATGGATGAATCAATCGAAGAAGCAGCTTTGAGAGAGACGATGGAGGAAGCTGGTGTAACGGGACACCTCGAAGAGACGCTTGGGAAGTGGCAATACAAGAGCAAAAGGCATAACATGGTCCACGACGGGTTCATGTTTCCTCTGCTCGTCAGCGAGCAGTTTGAGCAGTGGCCTGAGTCGGGATTCAGACAAAGGAAGTGGGTTTGTTTGTCTGAAGCGATTGACTTGTGTCAGATTTGGTGGATGAGGGAAGCTTTGGAAGTGTTCGTTGACCGGAAATGTCTATGA